In the Nitrospirales bacterium LBB_01 genome, one interval contains:
- the guaA gene encoding glutamine-hydrolyzing GMP synthase, with protein sequence MFEDKILVLDFGSQYTQLIARRIRERHVYSEIFPFNASFDKIEKFNPKGIILSGGPASVFDKDAHLIGMEIFSLGVPILGICYGMQLMAHLLGGTVEKSARREYGKTEFTVTDDTDLLQDVSKTSTVWMSHGDNVVTLPGGFTVIGRTQNAPFAAASAKDDKLYALQFHPEVAHTLEGAAIIGNFLFNICNCTATWEMASFIEWATSEIKNTVGGNKVICALSGGVDSSVAALLIHKAIGRQLTCIFVDNGLLRKNEREKVVETFQKYYHINLITVEASERFLSKLAGVTDPEKKRKIIGNEFITVFEEEAHKIEDVDFLAQGTLYPDVIESVSFKGPSATIKSHHNVGGLPDVMKLKLVEPLRELFKDEVRLIGLELGLPDEICYRQPFPGPGLAIRCIGEITAERLHILREADAIVLEEVKKAGLYKDTWQSFAVLLPIKTVGVMGDERTYEHVIAIRAVNSIDGMTADWAKFPYDVLSNISNRIINEVKGVNRVVYDITSKPPGTIEWE encoded by the coding sequence ATGTTTGAAGATAAAATTCTCGTACTGGACTTTGGCTCTCAATATACTCAGCTAATTGCGCGCCGCATAAGAGAAAGACACGTTTACTCTGAGATTTTTCCTTTTAATGCCTCATTTGATAAAATTGAGAAATTTAACCCCAAAGGGATAATACTCTCTGGGGGGCCGGCAAGTGTGTTTGACAAGGATGCGCATCTTATCGGCATGGAGATTTTTTCGCTTGGCGTGCCAATTCTTGGTATATGCTACGGAATGCAGCTTATGGCACACCTTTTAGGCGGCACAGTTGAGAAATCTGCACGCCGGGAATATGGTAAAACTGAGTTTACAGTCACAGACGATACGGATTTACTTCAGGATGTAAGCAAAACCTCAACCGTGTGGATGAGTCACGGCGATAATGTAGTGACACTGCCAGGTGGTTTTACAGTGATAGGGCGGACACAGAATGCTCCCTTTGCAGCTGCCTCAGCAAAGGACGATAAACTCTACGCTTTACAGTTTCACCCCGAAGTAGCTCACACTCTTGAGGGCGCTGCAATAATCGGCAATTTTCTTTTCAATATATGCAATTGCACTGCGACATGGGAGATGGCGTCTTTTATTGAGTGGGCAACATCGGAAATTAAAAACACTGTCGGCGGCAACAAAGTAATTTGTGCTTTAAGCGGCGGGGTGGACTCCTCCGTAGCGGCTCTCCTTATTCACAAAGCAATTGGGAGGCAGCTGACCTGCATATTTGTTGATAACGGTCTTTTAAGAAAAAACGAGCGTGAAAAGGTTGTTGAGACCTTTCAGAAGTACTATCACATTAACCTGATAACGGTTGAGGCATCAGAGCGGTTTCTATCCAAACTTGCGGGGGTGACCGACCCGGAAAAGAAGAGAAAAATTATTGGAAATGAATTTATCACAGTGTTTGAAGAAGAGGCTCATAAGATAGAAGATGTGGATTTTCTTGCTCAGGGAACGCTGTACCCGGACGTTATAGAAAGCGTCTCGTTTAAGGGGCCATCTGCCACAATAAAGTCTCATCATAACGTGGGAGGGCTGCCTGATGTGATGAAACTTAAGCTGGTTGAGCCTCTTAGGGAGCTGTTTAAAGACGAGGTACGGCTGATTGGGCTAGAGCTTGGGCTTCCTGATGAAATCTGCTATCGGCAGCCATTCCCTGGCCCGGGGCTTGCCATAAGGTGCATTGGCGAAATAACGGCTGAGCGCCTTCATATCCTTAGAGAAGCTGATGCCATTGTGCTTGAAGAGGTGAAAAAGGCAGGCCTATATAAAGACACATGGCAGTCCTTTGCAGTTCTTTTGCCTATAAAAACTGTGGGCGTTATGGGAGACGAGAGAACCTACGAGCATGTGATTGCAATTAGAGCCGTAAACAGCATTGACGGGATGACCGCAGATTGGGCAAAGTTTCCCTATGACGTTTTATCAAACATATCCAACAGAATAATAAATGAAGTAAAGGGCGTTAACCGAGTGGTTTACGATATAACGAGCAAGCCTCCCGGAACGATAGAGTGGGAGTAA
- the guaB gene encoding IMP dehydrogenase, translated as MRVEDIRLGLTFDDVLLVPRKSSTLPSDVNVETWLTKDIKMNIPIVSAAMDTVTESRLAIAVAREGGIGIIHKAMTPENQALEVNKVKKSESGMIVDPVTISPDSLVKEALSLMEKYRISGVPVTENNKLIGILTNRDLRFETDTSKKVSQVMTSKNLVTAKEGTNLDEAKELLHQHKIEKLPIVDKNFNLMGLITIKDIEKKKKYPSACKDKYGRLRVGAAVGIGKDAMVRTELLCDNGIDVVVIDTAHGHSEAVVATVKELKKVFKIPVLAGNIATKEAALELIEAGVDGLKVGVGPGSICTTRIVAGVGVPQITAIIETCAVAHKHGIPVIADGGIKYSGDVTKALASGASTVMIGNLFAGTEESPGETILFQGRSYKVYRGMGSLSAMADAQSARDRYFQGEIEDAGKLVPEGVEGRVPYRGPLSETIYQLVGGLRSGMGYCGCGTLEELRDNASFVRITNAGLRESHVHDVIITKESPNYRTE; from the coding sequence ATGAGAGTTGAGGATATACGTTTAGGTTTAACCTTTGACGATGTGCTTTTGGTGCCGCGCAAGTCAAGTACATTACCATCCGATGTAAACGTTGAGACATGGCTTACAAAAGACATTAAGATGAATATCCCGATAGTGAGTGCTGCTATGGATACCGTGACAGAATCCCGCCTTGCCATAGCAGTAGCACGAGAGGGCGGCATAGGGATAATCCACAAAGCCATGACGCCGGAAAATCAGGCTCTTGAAGTTAACAAGGTAAAAAAATCAGAAAGCGGTATGATTGTTGACCCTGTGACTATATCTCCGGATTCTTTGGTTAAAGAGGCATTGAGTCTTATGGAAAAATACCGGATATCCGGAGTGCCTGTTACGGAAAACAACAAACTGATAGGAATTCTGACAAACCGTGACCTCAGATTTGAAACCGACACGTCAAAAAAGGTCAGCCAGGTGATGACCAGTAAAAACCTTGTCACCGCCAAAGAGGGAACAAATCTGGATGAGGCAAAGGAACTCCTCCACCAACACAAGATAGAAAAGCTTCCGATTGTTGATAAGAATTTTAACCTAATGGGGCTAATAACAATAAAAGACATCGAAAAGAAAAAGAAATACCCGAGCGCTTGTAAGGATAAATACGGCAGACTCAGAGTGGGGGCTGCTGTGGGAATAGGTAAAGACGCCATGGTTAGGACGGAATTACTGTGTGACAACGGCATTGATGTGGTCGTAATTGATACTGCACACGGGCACTCAGAGGCGGTTGTTGCTACCGTGAAAGAGTTGAAAAAGGTTTTTAAGATACCAGTGCTGGCAGGCAATATTGCAACAAAAGAGGCGGCGCTTGAGCTTATAGAGGCTGGCGTGGATGGTTTAAAGGTGGGAGTTGGCCCAGGTTCTATCTGCACAACCCGAATTGTGGCAGGCGTCGGAGTCCCTCAGATAACAGCCATTATTGAAACCTGCGCTGTGGCACACAAGCACGGGATACCGGTCATAGCAGACGGCGGCATAAAATACTCGGGCGATGTGACAAAAGCTCTGGCATCGGGCGCAAGTACCGTTATGATAGGAAATTTGTTTGCGGGCACTGAGGAATCTCCCGGAGAGACTATTTTGTTTCAGGGCAGAAGTTATAAGGTCTATCGGGGGATGGGCTCACTGAGTGCTATGGCTGATGCACAGAGCGCTAGAGACAGGTATTTTCAAGGCGAAATTGAAGACGCTGGGAAACTGGTTCCCGAGGGCGTAGAGGGACGGGTGCCTTACAGAGGACCACTTTCTGAGACCATTTATCAACTGGTCGGAGGTCTTCGCTCCGGCATGGGATACTGTGGCTGTGGTACTCTTGAAGAGCTGCGAGATAATGCCAGTTTTGTTCGAATAACTAATGCAGGGCTAAGGGAAAGTCACGTCCATGACGTTATAATAACAAAAGAATCGCCTAATTACAGAACAGAATAA
- a CDS encoding Gfo/Idh/MocA family oxidoreductase: protein MTVDKAKHIRFALVGCGAIANKHVTAIGRLDDASICGAFDIDPKAAQAFYEKHGISAYTDAQKMIEETDPHVLNILTPSGLHGDNIMELIKFNRHFVVEKPFALTLSQIDKILEECDKRRIKIFVIKQNRFNPPIVKLKEALDKGRFGKLVMATVRVRWRRDDKYYKEKPWRGTWAYDGGVLTNQASHHIDMLIWLMGPVESVMAKTATALADIEADDTGVAILKFKNGALGIVEATTAARPKDLEGSVSVLGQKGTVVVGGFFMNELQTWEFEDRDEQMDSDIWENYSKVPAVAAWNHSEFFKDVIQSLTYDKQGLVGGIEGRKSVELIHAMYESVETQKEVFLSFIPKRCKLGVIK from the coding sequence ATAACCGTGGATAAAGCGAAACACATACGATTTGCACTGGTTGGCTGTGGTGCGATAGCTAATAAGCACGTAACTGCTATTGGGCGGCTTGATGACGCCTCAATTTGTGGAGCGTTTGATATTGATCCAAAGGCTGCTCAGGCTTTTTACGAAAAACATGGAATTTCGGCATACACTGACGCTCAGAAGATGATAGAAGAGACTGACCCTCACGTTTTAAATATCCTTACACCATCTGGGCTTCACGGCGATAACATCATGGAGCTGATAAAATTTAACCGTCACTTTGTCGTAGAAAAACCGTTTGCACTGACCCTCTCTCAGATAGACAAAATTCTTGAAGAGTGTGACAAAAGAAGGATTAAGATTTTTGTAATCAAACAGAATCGTTTTAACCCGCCAATTGTAAAACTCAAAGAGGCGCTTGATAAGGGCAGATTTGGAAAACTTGTGATGGCCACCGTACGTGTCAGGTGGAGGCGGGATGATAAATACTACAAAGAAAAACCGTGGCGCGGCACATGGGCTTACGATGGCGGGGTGCTTACTAATCAGGCAAGCCATCACATAGACATGCTGATTTGGCTTATGGGACCGGTTGAGAGCGTTATGGCAAAAACTGCCACTGCTTTAGCCGATATTGAAGCAGATGACACAGGCGTTGCCATCCTGAAATTTAAAAACGGAGCGCTTGGCATCGTTGAGGCTACAACAGCGGCGCGTCCTAAAGACCTTGAAGGCTCTGTCAGTGTGCTTGGACAAAAGGGCACCGTAGTAGTTGGCGGTTTTTTCATGAATGAGCTTCAAACGTGGGAATTTGAGGACAGGGATGAACAGATGGATTCCGATATCTGGGAAAATTACTCAAAAGTGCCTGCTGTAGCAGCGTGGAATCACTCGGAGTTTTTCAAAGATGTTATACAAAGCCTAACTTATGACAAACAGGGGCTTGTTGGAGGCATTGAGGGTAGAAAATCCGTAGAGTTAATTCATGCAATGTATGAATCCGTGGAGACACAAAAAGAAGTGTTTTTGTCTTTTATTCCGAAGAGGTGTAAACTGGGGGTAATCAAATGA
- a CDS encoding transferase — protein MISSTAIIYPNVILGENCTIEDFVIIGVVPTGYDGEPLETVIGDNAVIRSHTVIYAGNTIGNNFQTGNKANIRELNLIGHNVSIGTLTVVEHHTAIGSGVRIHSQSFIPEFTIIENGAWIGPNVVLTNSKYPNSPGAKESLTNVCVREGAVVGANVTILPGVVVGEKALIGAGSVVVKHVPDRAVVVGNPAKAVKSIDELPYRA, from the coding sequence ATGATAAGCAGCACGGCTATCATATATCCAAATGTGATACTTGGAGAAAATTGCACGATTGAGGATTTTGTAATAATCGGGGTTGTTCCAACAGGATATGACGGAGAGCCGCTAGAGACTGTAATAGGGGACAATGCTGTGATTCGCTCTCACACAGTGATTTATGCCGGTAACACAATCGGTAATAACTTTCAGACCGGCAACAAGGCAAACATCCGTGAGTTAAACCTGATTGGTCATAACGTAAGCATAGGGACACTCACTGTGGTAGAACACCATACGGCAATAGGAAGCGGAGTAAGAATCCACTCTCAGTCCTTTATCCCGGAATTTACAATTATAGAAAATGGTGCATGGATAGGGCCAAACGTGGTGCTGACCAATTCAAAATATCCTAATTCACCTGGCGCTAAGGAATCGTTAACCAATGTGTGTGTGCGAGAGGGAGCGGTAGTAGGGGCTAACGTAACAATTTTACCCGGTGTGGTCGTAGGGGAAAAAGCTCTCATTGGGGCGGGTTCGGTAGTAGTAAAACACGTCCCTGACAGAGCTGTAGTGGTAGGAAATCCGGCAAAAGCAGTTAAGAGTATTGATGAGCTACCCTATCGTGCTTAG
- a CDS encoding Uma2 family endonuclease: MNAATIERDLDLTEIINGEEIMGPSPFTRHQRIIGILHDIIHQHIKLKKLGEVYLSPLDVIFEEGFNRLQPDILFIRKENLSIAQDWIRGVPDMVCEVISSGSYEMDTEIKKAIYEKYRVPEYWIVMPEPQTIEILTLVGDKYKLHSVAAFEGFVTSKVIEGLQVSVNEIFE, translated from the coding sequence ATGAACGCAGCAACCATAGAAAGAGATTTAGATTTAACTGAAATCATCAACGGAGAGGAAATCATGGGGCCTAGTCCATTTACGAGACATCAGAGGATTATTGGTATATTGCATGACATTATACACCAACACATCAAATTAAAGAAGTTGGGAGAGGTCTATCTATCTCCGCTTGACGTAATCTTTGAAGAAGGGTTTAACAGACTTCAACCCGATATATTGTTTATCAGAAAAGAAAACCTGAGTATTGCCCAGGATTGGATACGAGGTGTACCGGATATGGTTTGTGAGGTAATATCTTCAGGCAGCTATGAGATGGATACCGAGATTAAGAAAGCTATTTATGAAAAATACAGGGTGCCGGAGTACTGGATAGTCATGCCGGAGCCACAAACTATTGAGATATTAACGCTTGTAGGCGATAAGTATAAACTACACTCAGTTGCAGCATTTGAGGGGTTTGTTACATCTAAAGTCATAGAAGGACTTCAAGTCAGCGTTAACGAAATATTTGAATAA
- a CDS encoding methyl-accepting chemotaxis protein: protein MSKVFLENVKFRNKLVLMLIVPFLCLVYFSLSIFIDKVDVLNRMEALTKLSALAVNVSEVVHELQKERGNSAGFMGSKGAKFGPELKAQRAETDKKLHKLTEYLKNFDAAYYGDAFNTDLKGMADNLNALNNKRSSIDSLSMGLPEALGYYTGTIAKMLYLIGGMSKLTENAELSHNVSAYVNFLQAKERTGQERAVMSNTFSADKFADGIYFKFVSLVSAQNVFIDVFNSFATKEEQEFYKSKVTGAVVNEVERMRKAAIDKAHEGNFGIDPLYWFKTITEKINIMKEVEDKLSKDLNNCALDLKGKAKNQLTVLLVVIAVSFALSILFAYMIMRGVLQQIGGEPAIVSGITKQVASGDLTIDTTKHCTGLYRAVLDMTENLKKIVIDVKDISDEVGGGSRQLSDTAAKTSEGAAEQASSVEETSASVEQMAASIKKNAENAVETEKIAISIAKDAIEAGEAVMQSVESMKSIAERVIVIDDIARQTNLLALNAAIEAARAGEYGKGFAVVASEVRKLAERSQAAAGQINTISASSIQIAEKTGTLLKALVPDIQKTAELVQEITASSRELDIGADQINKAISQLDQVIQQNASMSEELSATAEDLSSQAVQLQDSMAFFKT, encoded by the coding sequence ATGTCAAAGGTGTTTTTAGAAAATGTAAAATTTAGAAATAAACTTGTATTAATGCTGATAGTACCTTTTTTGTGTTTGGTATATTTTTCACTAAGCATATTTATTGATAAAGTCGACGTCTTAAACCGCATGGAGGCGTTGACAAAGCTCTCGGCTCTTGCCGTAAATGTTAGTGAAGTTGTGCACGAGCTTCAAAAGGAGCGCGGTAATTCAGCCGGGTTTATGGGCAGTAAGGGAGCAAAATTCGGCCCAGAGTTAAAAGCCCAGAGAGCTGAAACGGATAAGAAGTTACACAAGTTAACGGAATATTTAAAAAACTTTGACGCCGCTTATTATGGTGATGCCTTTAACACTGATTTAAAAGGGATGGCGGATAATCTAAACGCTCTGAATAACAAAAGAAGTTCTATTGATTCATTAAGCATGGGATTACCGGAGGCATTAGGCTACTATACGGGAACAATAGCAAAGATGCTATATCTCATAGGCGGTATGTCAAAACTTACAGAAAACGCTGAATTATCTCACAATGTGTCGGCTTACGTGAATTTTCTTCAGGCAAAGGAGCGGACTGGTCAGGAACGGGCTGTAATGAGTAATACATTTTCAGCAGATAAATTTGCCGATGGAATATACTTCAAATTTGTGTCCCTTGTATCTGCTCAAAACGTATTTATTGATGTGTTTAATTCCTTTGCAACAAAAGAAGAACAGGAGTTTTATAAGAGTAAAGTCACGGGCGCTGTGGTAAATGAAGTGGAGCGCATGAGAAAAGCAGCAATAGATAAGGCCCACGAGGGAAACTTTGGCATAGACCCATTGTATTGGTTTAAGACCATAACTGAGAAGATTAACATAATGAAAGAGGTGGAGGATAAATTATCAAAAGATTTAAATAACTGCGCTTTGGATTTAAAGGGCAAGGCTAAAAACCAATTGACTGTTCTTCTTGTAGTAATAGCCGTATCATTTGCATTATCAATATTGTTTGCTTACATGATAATGAGAGGCGTGTTGCAACAAATTGGGGGAGAACCTGCCATTGTATCTGGAATAACCAAACAGGTGGCAAGCGGCGATTTGACGATAGACACCACAAAACATTGCACAGGGCTTTACAGGGCAGTGCTTGACATGACAGAAAATCTAAAGAAGATAGTTATAGACGTTAAAGACATCTCAGATGAGGTGGGAGGTGGCAGCAGGCAATTAAGCGACACAGCGGCAAAAACCTCTGAGGGTGCCGCAGAGCAGGCATCAAGTGTTGAGGAGACCTCAGCATCCGTAGAGCAGATGGCAGCAAGTATCAAGAAAAATGCCGAAAACGCTGTAGAAACAGAAAAAATTGCAATCTCAATAGCCAAAGATGCTATAGAAGCCGGTGAGGCCGTGATGCAGTCAGTTGAGTCTATGAAATCAATAGCTGAAAGGGTCATAGTTATAGATGATATTGCAAGACAGACTAACCTACTGGCTTTAAATGCGGCAATAGAGGCGGCACGAGCGGGTGAATATGGAAAGGGATTTGCCGTGGTTGCCTCTGAGGTAAGAAAGTTGGCGGAAAGAAGCCAAGCAGCAGCCGGACAAATCAATACAATATCAGCCTCAAGCATTCAGATAGCAGAAAAAACCGGCACCCTGCTGAAGGCTCTTGTCCCTGATATTCAGAAAACGGCAGAACTCGTTCAGGAGATAACTGCCTCAAGCAGAGAGCTTGACATTGGAGCAGATCAGATAAACAAAGCAATTTCACAATTAGACCAGGTGATACAACAAAACGCCAGCATGTCTGAGGAGTTATCAGCTACGGCAGAGGACCTGTCATCACAGGCTGTGCAGCTTCAGGATTCTATGGCTTTTTTCAAAACGTAA
- the smc gene encoding chromosome segregation protein SMC: MKILSLELNGFKSFLDKTTFTMHPGITCIVGPNGCGKSNVVDAFRWVLGEQSAKNLRGDKMEEVIFAGTSEAKPKGMADVTLTFAIEENSGNGNGSNGESHQTTEITRRLFRNGDSEYLINKKRNRLKDVREMFLDTGLEVKSYSILEQGRISEILNTKPAERRFLIEEVAGVMKYKVRKTEALAKLERAQVNLDRVNDIISEVKRSINSLEKQAKKAELFKTLTAKHNAIELKIAKRDFQALNAEFLKVTEESETVNTKLTEITSAMNTLEDERKSKSQILYGYRNALETMTEDLQKLEKEISELEKDIALKKASIKNSAEHTERLMAQQSDYSSERDDAIDSLEKLSGLYENLETEINSIETAAIEENKLISSFEKTLAETEDEIRDKNKKLFQISENMGNAKNELSTIQTLIASLTRKKETSTEFLKRAVDDIQAHDTQLNSMETSLKQKQSAFAEESERKVVLKSELENVEKLVDYLREEISAVREKLAASSSRLTSLQELTSEDKNTKEFTELFSPLTVLSEVLTVDGQYETAIESAMSEKIRGYVVSSKETLFEAVSFVNSRGWEKTALFSIDFVSESFPNKLPAFSENVINPLNVVSAPEEYLALIRALLSDFVIVDSLDTAFKLLNSGFTTYCVTLDGEVLEPSGAVLCGKRGTVLKHLRNIRELKSEVSSLKETLLVLEARQKETMSKRETHKSDILKTEQTLLTLDKDISATKSSIRKCEDEKERLKQRLTLMEIESGETDKEIAALRIKTAEIESRLSIVSKSKEDTETYIGSLRETATQKRTQLERLRASLMDKKMTVTKQRERLRAAKSEEAALNRKVETLEGRIQSVSDEMSELSKKTDTAALEVVSDEETLTALSEKDKQLREKIKQQRELISDTSTELRDFEKQAQLLRYDSDKGKERLNELNLKSTEDRLKMENIEHTVYTAYGKGLDELNPGELSEGDEELFPALKQKIHDMGPVNLSSIEEYEELKTRYDFLTNQQADLVTSISELREVISKINQTTKHRLSEAFMELNTKFNETFRSFFGGGYAELTLTDPLNILESGIDIVVQPPHKKLQNINLLSGGEKALSAISLVFAGFVIKPTPLCILDEADAALDEANTRRFAEMIVKMSEKTQFILITHNRTTMEVADYIYGITTETPGVSKVISLEFAKVEPSMV; encoded by the coding sequence ATGAAAATATTAAGTCTTGAATTAAACGGTTTTAAGTCGTTTTTGGATAAAACCACCTTTACGATGCACCCGGGGATAACCTGTATCGTTGGTCCAAACGGTTGCGGAAAAAGTAACGTGGTCGATGCCTTCAGATGGGTACTTGGGGAGCAGAGTGCAAAAAACCTCCGCGGCGACAAGATGGAGGAGGTGATTTTTGCAGGTACCTCAGAGGCAAAACCAAAGGGGATGGCTGATGTCACACTCACATTTGCAATCGAAGAGAACAGCGGCAATGGAAACGGCTCTAATGGTGAAAGCCATCAAACGACAGAAATTACAAGACGGCTGTTTCGAAACGGTGACAGCGAATACCTGATAAACAAAAAGCGCAACCGCCTTAAGGACGTCCGTGAGATGTTTCTTGATACTGGACTTGAGGTTAAAAGTTATTCAATATTAGAACAGGGACGCATTAGCGAAATCCTAAACACCAAACCCGCTGAGAGACGATTTCTTATCGAGGAGGTTGCAGGTGTTATGAAGTACAAGGTAAGAAAAACCGAGGCGCTTGCCAAACTTGAACGCGCTCAGGTTAATCTTGACAGGGTAAACGATATTATTTCCGAGGTTAAACGCTCCATAAACTCTCTTGAAAAACAGGCTAAAAAGGCAGAACTGTTTAAAACCCTCACGGCAAAGCATAATGCTATTGAGCTAAAAATTGCAAAACGTGATTTTCAAGCTCTGAATGCTGAGTTTCTGAAAGTCACCGAGGAATCGGAGACCGTTAATACAAAACTCACTGAAATCACATCCGCAATGAACACACTTGAGGATGAGCGTAAATCAAAGTCTCAGATTCTTTATGGTTACAGGAACGCTCTGGAGACTATGACAGAAGACCTCCAAAAACTTGAAAAGGAAATCTCAGAGCTTGAGAAAGATATTGCGCTAAAGAAGGCATCAATAAAAAACTCCGCAGAGCATACAGAAAGGCTTATGGCACAACAGAGTGATTACTCCTCAGAGCGTGATGACGCTATTGACTCGTTAGAGAAACTCTCTGGGCTTTATGAAAACCTGGAGACGGAGATTAACTCAATCGAGACCGCTGCCATTGAGGAAAATAAACTTATCTCCTCTTTTGAAAAAACCCTTGCTGAAACTGAGGATGAGATTCGTGATAAAAACAAGAAACTATTTCAGATATCTGAAAACATGGGTAATGCTAAAAACGAACTATCTACAATACAGACGCTTATCGCCTCATTAACCAGAAAAAAGGAGACCTCAACAGAGTTTCTAAAACGAGCCGTTGATGACATACAAGCGCACGATACACAGCTTAATTCAATGGAGACAAGCCTTAAACAGAAACAGTCTGCATTTGCTGAAGAATCAGAGCGCAAAGTAGTGCTTAAGAGTGAGCTTGAAAATGTAGAAAAGTTGGTTGACTACCTGCGTGAGGAAATCTCAGCAGTTAGGGAGAAGTTGGCTGCCTCCTCGTCAAGGCTCACATCTTTGCAGGAATTGACCTCTGAGGATAAAAACACAAAAGAATTCACAGAGCTATTTAGCCCGCTCACTGTGCTTTCAGAGGTGCTCACGGTGGATGGGCAATATGAGACAGCGATAGAGAGCGCAATGTCAGAAAAAATCAGAGGTTATGTTGTAAGTTCTAAGGAAACACTTTTTGAGGCTGTCAGCTTTGTAAACAGCCGCGGATGGGAAAAGACAGCGCTGTTTTCAATTGATTTTGTTTCAGAATCATTTCCTAATAAACTTCCCGCATTTTCTGAAAATGTTATTAACCCGTTAAACGTTGTTAGTGCGCCTGAGGAGTATTTGGCTCTGATAAGGGCGCTCCTGAGTGATTTTGTCATAGTGGATAGTCTTGATACTGCCTTTAAACTGCTTAATAGTGGCTTTACCACTTACTGTGTCACACTTGACGGCGAAGTGTTAGAACCCTCTGGGGCCGTGCTTTGTGGCAAACGTGGAACAGTTCTAAAACATTTAAGAAATATCAGAGAGTTGAAGAGCGAGGTCAGCTCTTTAAAAGAGACTTTGCTCGTTCTTGAGGCACGCCAAAAGGAAACCATGAGTAAGAGAGAGACGCACAAATCTGATATTTTAAAAACAGAGCAAACATTGCTTACCCTTGACAAAGATATTTCCGCAACCAAAAGCAGCATAAGAAAGTGTGAGGATGAAAAGGAGAGATTGAAACAAAGGTTAACCCTCATGGAGATTGAATCAGGAGAAACCGATAAGGAAATTGCCGCACTCAGAATTAAGACGGCTGAAATAGAGTCACGCCTCTCAATAGTATCTAAATCCAAAGAGGATACGGAGACTTATATCGGTTCACTTAGAGAGACGGCAACGCAAAAGCGCACTCAACTTGAAAGACTGAGGGCATCGCTTATGGATAAAAAAATGACTGTGACAAAACAGCGTGAACGTCTAAGAGCAGCTAAAAGCGAGGAGGCTGCGTTAAACCGTAAAGTTGAAACTCTGGAGGGCAGGATACAATCTGTCAGCGATGAGATGTCTGAGCTAAGCAAAAAAACTGATACAGCGGCTCTTGAGGTCGTATCAGATGAGGAAACATTGACAGCGCTCTCTGAAAAGGACAAGCAGCTCAGGGAAAAAATCAAACAGCAGAGGGAACTAATATCCGACACTTCAACAGAGCTAAGGGATTTTGAAAAGCAGGCCCAATTGCTCAGATACGACAGTGATAAGGGAAAAGAGAGGCTTAATGAACTTAATCTTAAAAGCACTGAGGATCGTCTTAAGATGGAAAATATTGAGCACACCGTTTATACAGCTTATGGTAAGGGACTTGATGAGCTTAACCCTGGGGAGCTTTCAGAGGGAGATGAGGAGTTGTTCCCAGCTCTTAAGCAAAAAATCCATGATATGGGACCGGTTAACCTTTCAAGCATTGAGGAATACGAGGAGTTGAAAACGCGGTACGATTTTTTGACTAATCAGCAGGCTGACCTCGTAACGTCCATATCTGAGCTTAGAGAGGTGATATCTAAAATCAATCAGACAACCAAACATCGGCTTTCTGAAGCGTTTATGGAATTAAACACGAAATTTAATGAGACATTCAGAAGTTTTTTTGGAGGTGGGTATGCAGAGTTAACTCTAACAGACCCACTGAACATACTGGAGTCCGGTATAGATATAGTAGTGCAGCCTCCGCACAAAAAACTTCAGAACATAAACCTTCTCTCCGGCGGAGAAAAAGCGCTTTCTGCCATATCACTGGTCTTTGCCGGTTTTGTCATAAAGCCCACGCCGCTTTGTATTTTGGATGAGGCTGATGCTGCACTGGATGAGGCGAACACAAGACGCTTTGCCGAGATGATTGTAAAAATGTCTGAAAAAACCCAGTTTATCCTGATAACCCATAATAGGACAACTATGGAGGTCGCAGACTATATTTACGGAATTACAACCGAGACACCCGGTGTGTCAAAAGTCATATCCTTGGAGTTTGCAAAAGTAGAACCATCAATGGTATAA